CCCCGCCACTCCGGATAGTTATAGCCCGACGTGCCGACCCAGATCGCCACGTTTCCCCACCCCAACACCGGTTGTCTGCAACTCGAACAACTGAGGTGTGACGTGAGTGCCTGCAACGAGCAGCCGACCGACAGCGATGGGCAGCTTGAACCGGCGCGGACCCGCGCTGCCGGGATTCACAAACAACACACCCCGTTCCATTCGATGCGCCGGTTGGTGCGAGTGTCCTGAGACGACCACGTGGAACCCGGCCGCCGACGGGTCAACATCGAGATCGGCGAGATTGTGGATCACGAAGACCACGGCCGCGCCAACCTTCAACACGTTCGTTTGGGGTAACGCCGTGGCCCAAGAGCCCCTGTCGTTATTGCCGCGAACCGCGGTGACGGGCGCCACTCGCCAC
This Nitrospirota bacterium DNA region includes the following protein-coding sequences:
- a CDS encoding metallophosphoesterase family protein — translated: MSLGPFSTRTFTVGLISDTHGWLRPEAVDALRGCDFIIHAGDIGDLVVLDELWRVAPVTAVRGNNDRGSWATALPQTNVLKVGAAVVFVIHNLADLDVDPSAAGFHVVVSGHSHQPAHRMERGVLFVNPGSAGPRRFKLPIAVGRLLVAGTHVTPQLFELQTTGVGVGKRGDLGRHVGL